The region CCTGCTCCCCGATGCCGGGGTTCTTGTCGCGCGCGTCATTTGAGATGTCTGTGCGGTCTGCCACGATAGCCTCCGTGTTTTGTGAATGAGAATTACTGCTGATCTCATTTGCATAGACCGTTCCGGCGTGCGGTGATTCGCACGATTGGTTGAACTGCCAAATAGAACTGCCAGGCTGCGAGCTGCCAGCGGGTAGCTGCCAGCTTCGAGCTTTAGAACTGCCACATAGAAATGCCAAGCGGCGAGCTGCCAGCGGGAAGCTGCCAGCTTCGAGCCAGGCTGGAAACGATTATGGGGCTCGAGAATTGATCGGGCAGTCGGCGCGTAGCGCGGCGAAGCTCCGACGATGGCGGATTACCGGAAGCTCAAAGTCTGGCAGAAGGCGCACTCGCTTTCGCTCCACGCGCATCGGGCAGCTACGCGCATTCGCGGCCAACACTATGCCGCGTTGCGAAGCCAGATCATCCGCTCGGCGAGCTCAATGCCGACGAACATCGTCGAGGGCCGCGAGCAGAAGACGGATCCCGCTTTCGCCCGATACCTTCGGTTTTCGATCTCATCGGTTTCGGAGCTGGAATACCATCTCTTGGAGGCGAAAGACATCGAGGTCATCAGCGCCAGCGAGCACCACTCGCTATCGAGCGAGGTCGTGGAGGTCCGGATGATGTTGCACGGGCTCATTCGCCGCCTGGAAGGTGGCGAGGAAGATGACGCGCCAAAACCTGAGTCGCCCTAAGCTCGCAGCTGGCAGCTACCCGCTGGCCGCTCGCAGCTTGGCAGTTCTCTGTGGCAGTCAACTACCGATCGGCTATCCGCCTGAGCGCCTGAACCGCGGCCACCGCCTGCGGCGTCGGCATCGCCGCCGGGCCGACGACGTCCATCAACCGGTCGTCGCGCGCGTACAGGTCATTGCCGAAATACAATTGCCCACCGCGCATGTACGTCGTGATGTATGCGATGTAGACCGGGATCTTCCGCGGCAGCTTTACCGTGCGGTCGTCTGGCCCGCGGTTCATCGCTTCATCTATCCTGTCCTGCTCCCAGCCGAGGACGAAGTTGGCCAGCCGGTTCGGCCGCTCGACCCGGATGCAGCCGTGGCTGAAGGCGCGCACGTCTTCCTTGAACAGCTCGCGGTTCGGCGTATCGTGCAGATAAATGGCGAAATCGTTCGGGAACATGAACTTGATCTGGCCGAGCGCGTTGTCGTCGCCCGGGCGCTGCCGGACGCGCGTCTCCCCGCCCGCGGTGTACACCTCCATGTTGTTGGCCGCGAGGTAGCCGGGCCCCTTCGGGAAGATTTCCTTCTCCGCGATGTTGGGCGGCACCAGCCAGTACGGCCGGAATACCACGTACTCCATCGAGTCGGAGAACACCGGCGTCGCGCGGTCCTCATACTCCTGCCCGACGATGACCTTCATCTCGAGCACGATCTTGCCGCCGTCGTACGCCTCCAGGCGGAACGCGGGAACGTTGACGAAGATGTAGCGCGAGCCCAATGAGCGCGGCAGCCAGCGATACCGCTCCATGTTCGCCGCGATCTGCGCGAGCCGGTACTGCGCCGGCTTGTTGAGCGCTTCGAGCGTCTCGCCGCCGAGCACGCTGTCCACGACGATCGTGCTCCGGGCCTGGAACTGCGCCACGGCAGCCGCGAGCGCGCGGTCGTACGTCGCGGCGGGCGCAGCTACCGGGCGGCTGCCGGTGTCGCCGGGAGCAGCCGCGGCGATCTCGAATCCCTGGGCCGTGAGCCGCGCGCGCAGCGCGGTCGCAACGGCGGGGCTGATCCGTTCGCCCGGCTTCACCGATTCGGTGAGCGGCACGCGCGGCCATCCGCCGGCCAGCACGAGCTTGCGGTACCTGTCGAGCTCGACGCGAAGTCCCTGGTAGTCCGTGTCCTGCGGCCGCATCGTCGCGAGCGACCGGTCGAGCGCGTCGATTCGCAGGCCGCGCGCGAGCGCGCTGTCCACGTTCTCTTCCCGCGGATCCACGAACCAGCTCTTTGAGACCGTCTTCGGGTTGATCTGGCCGGTGAGCAGGTCCTCGCCGAGGGCGGCGTACGACGCCGTGAGCATCACGTCGGCTTCGGCGAGCTGCTCGGCCGTCGGATTCCGGTTGCCCTTCACGGCCGCGAGCGCGGCGGCGAGGCGCGGGATCGGGTAATCGTCGATCCGCATCGCGTCGGAGTGGACGGCCAGAATCGCGTCGGTCAGCGCGCGCGTGCGCGCGTCGTGCAGCCCTTTCGGCGTCAGCCAGAGCGGCTTGGTGCCGTAGGCCTTGTACAGCGCCTTGGTGTGGGACCACTGCTCGCGGTCGATAGTGCGCGGCGCGGTCTCGGCGAGCTTCGTCTCCATCGCGGCCACGATCGCCGTGGCGGGGACTTCATTGACGGACTTGAGCTGCTCCGGAGCCCAGGCCCTGGCTGTCTCGGCCTCGGTGTCGGCTTCGCCGCGAGAGCAGGCCGCAACGGCGAGGAGCGCCGCGAGCGCGAGGAGTCGTATCGTGCGGGCATCTGATTGAGTTGAAGTCATGCCGTCTCCATAGGCGAAATGCGGGCCAGCGCGGTACTGCCTACGAGCGTGATTTTCCGCTGTTGCGGCCGCCCTTGCGCATCGGCTCGTGGTTTTCCGGCTTGCCGTGGCCGCCACCGCCCGGCTTCTCGCCGCCACCATGGATCTTGTTGACCGTTGCCCAGGCGCGGCGCTCGGCCTCGTCAGGGGGCACGCCACGGTCCTCGTAGCCCTCCTCAATGTGCTCGGCCTTCCGTTTCTGCTTATCGGTGTACTTGGATTTGTCTCCCTGCGGCATCGCTCCTCCAGTAGAGTTCCGTCCGGAAAGGTTGCAGATGTCATACCGCTTGCGCGGGAAGAGGCCGGAGTCCGCGCCACCTTGTTTGAATCCCGGTAGCTCCGCTAATTAGGGCATGATGCTGAATTTGAGGAGTCGAGCGCGGACTTTGCTTGTGGCCGGACGGACATGTCTCGTGCTCTTGACGGCCGGCGCCTGCGGTGGCGACGGTCCGACTGAGCCGGTGGAGGCTGGCGGCTCGATGAGCTTCAGCTATTCCGGGGCTGAATCCGGCTCCTTCTCCGTGACCGGACCTACGAAGCCGTACCAGGACGGGGTCGTTGCTCAGAGATTGCCGGATCCGCTTAATGTCGTGCGCGTCGTCGGGATCCGGATGCGAAGCGCGACGAACGCCGACTTTCTCGAGCTGCTCCTGCCGAACGTTACGACGCCTCGAACGATTGCGCTGGGCGGGGAGTGCGGCTCCACGATAACCGACTGTCCGATCGCCGCCTTCGGGAGAGACGTGTCAGTCGCCCTTGGTATGCCGGATCCTGGATCGGCTGAAGGATTTTTCGTATTCAACAGCGGCACCGTAATCGTGACTTTGGTGACCTCCAGTCGAATCGCCGGCACGTTCGAGGGCACTGCCGCGAGTCTCACGCTCGGGGGTGTACCGCGCGAAGTGACGATCACGGACGGAAAATTCGACATGCAGCTCGTGCCTTTCGGGGAGGTCCCCTGACGGCCGCGGTGGATGATGAGGCGAAATCGCCCAAACCGCTCGAGGGCGCGCGCGTGTTGATAGTGGAAGACAACGCGCCGATGCGCACGGCCATGGTCCGTTTTCTCGAGAGCGCCGGCTGTGAGGTGCTCGAGGCAGGAACGCCGAGCGAAGCGTTGACCAAGGCACGCGAAGACATGGGTCGCATCGACGTCGCTCTGGTAGACCTCATTCTTCCCGAGATGAGCGGCCCGGAGTGCAGCGACCTCCTGAGGGAAGACCGCCCCGACCTCGCAATCGCCTACATGTCGGGATACGCCGAAAGGGTGAGCGAAGGGTTTCCTGAAGACGATACCCCGGTTCTGCTGACGAAACCTTTCGCGCGCGAGGAGCTCGTCGGGACGATCCGGAGTCTGCTGAGTCGCTGACAGAAAAGCCGAAGCACGTTACGCGCCAATGAAAAAGAGCGCCTTGGTCGTGCTCTTCCTTGCAATCGCAGCGATCGGAGCGGCCTTCGCCGCGGCGATCGTCACGGAACGCGTGCCGTCGTGGAGCGCGTGGGTCATGGCCGTCGCGACGTCCTTCGCCATGGTCGCCACGATGGCGCTCGGCGCAGCCCGGACGGGGCAGCCGCTCGGCGGACTCCGCCGCCTCCTCATCCCGTTCGGAGCCGTCCTGCTGATCATGCTCGGCGCTTTTGCGGCGGCGCTGCTTCTCCCGGCCGCCGCGGAGCCGCTACTGCTGGGGCTGCCCCGGCGCGCCGCGATCGTGCTGTACGGCGTGGGCGTACTGCCGGTGCTCATTCTTCCAATCGTGTACGCGCTCACGTTCGACGAGCTGACGCTCACTGAAGAAGACATCGAGCGCGTGCGCAAAGCGGCGAGCCGAGCGGAGACGGAGAAGTGAGAGTGCTCGCATTGCTGCAGACCGCCGCGCTGCCCGAGGTCAGGCAGCCCGTGATCGTTGCGGTCGCGATCGTGTACTTCAGCGTGGTCGCCGCGATCGGCGTGTGGTCCGCGCGCCGCACGCGTACCGCGAAGGACTTCTTCGTCGCGGGGCGCAGGATCGGGCCCGTTCCGCTCGCGCTCGCCGCGATGGCCGCGACCGTGTCCGGGTTCGCGTTCATCGGCGGACCGGGATTCGTGTACGGCTCGGGTGTCGGCGCGCTGTACCTGGTGCTGTCCGCGTCCATCACGACATCCATGGGCGCTTGGGTGCTGGCGAAGCGGTTGCGGATGCTTGGCGAGGTTCGCGGACTGATCACCATCCCCGATGCCATCG is a window of Gemmatimonadaceae bacterium DNA encoding:
- a CDS encoding four helix bundle protein, coding for MADYRKLKVWQKAHSLSLHAHRAATRIRGQHYAALRSQIIRSASSMPTNIVEGREQKTDPAFARYLRFSISSVSELEYHLLEAKDIEVISASEHHSLSSEVVEVRMMLHGLIRRLEGGEEDDAPKPESP
- a CDS encoding L,D-transpeptidase family protein, which translates into the protein MTSTQSDARTIRLLALAALLAVAACSRGEADTEAETARAWAPEQLKSVNEVPATAIVAAMETKLAETAPRTIDREQWSHTKALYKAYGTKPLWLTPKGLHDARTRALTDAILAVHSDAMRIDDYPIPRLAAALAAVKGNRNPTAEQLAEADVMLTASYAALGEDLLTGQINPKTVSKSWFVDPREENVDSALARGLRIDALDRSLATMRPQDTDYQGLRVELDRYRKLVLAGGWPRVPLTESVKPGERISPAVATALRARLTAQGFEIAAAAPGDTGSRPVAAPAATYDRALAAAVAQFQARSTIVVDSVLGGETLEALNKPAQYRLAQIAANMERYRWLPRSLGSRYIFVNVPAFRLEAYDGGKIVLEMKVIVGQEYEDRATPVFSDSMEYVVFRPYWLVPPNIAEKEIFPKGPGYLAANNMEVYTAGGETRVRQRPGDDNALGQIKFMFPNDFAIYLHDTPNRELFKEDVRAFSHGCIRVERPNRLANFVLGWEQDRIDEAMNRGPDDRTVKLPRKIPVYIAYITTYMRGGQLYFGNDLYARDDRLMDVVGPAAMPTPQAVAAVQALRRIADR
- a CDS encoding response regulator; amino-acid sequence: MDDEAKSPKPLEGARVLIVEDNAPMRTAMVRFLESAGCEVLEAGTPSEALTKAREDMGRIDVALVDLILPEMSGPECSDLLREDRPDLAIAYMSGYAERVSEGFPEDDTPVLLTKPFAREELVGTIRSLLSR